From Halorubrum salinarum, the proteins below share one genomic window:
- a CDS encoding DUF502 domain-containing protein yields MTDESSEVELLRRAFLTGIAVIVPAVITLAVLAFAFNAVYDYLDAFSSAIVAVSPGNGLPLVGAVSRELAIEIATPVVFVAAILLIGAAVESSRYGERAVDYVDYAVERVPGVGSVYQGFRQMSDAMLDSDGGNFREVVLVEFPTEETYTLAFVTSETPDVIADHADGEGDGMRTLFMPMAPNPVMGGHVVFVPDRRIVDVELTVDEGIRALVTSGVALEEVAADLDDVDAEDLRAPQPERTIDARFQPDERTESHEESRDEPERNGDG; encoded by the coding sequence ATGACCGACGAGTCGTCGGAAGTCGAACTGCTCCGACGAGCCTTCCTCACCGGCATCGCCGTCATCGTCCCCGCCGTCATCACGCTGGCCGTCCTCGCGTTCGCGTTCAACGCGGTGTACGACTACCTCGACGCCTTCTCGTCGGCGATCGTCGCCGTGTCGCCGGGGAACGGGCTGCCGCTCGTCGGCGCGGTCTCCCGGGAGCTCGCGATCGAGATCGCGACCCCCGTCGTGTTCGTGGCCGCGATCCTCCTCATCGGCGCCGCCGTCGAGTCCTCGCGGTACGGCGAGCGCGCCGTCGACTACGTCGACTACGCCGTCGAGCGGGTCCCGGGCGTCGGCTCCGTCTACCAGGGGTTCCGGCAGATGAGCGACGCGATGCTCGACTCGGACGGCGGGAACTTCCGCGAGGTCGTCCTCGTGGAGTTCCCGACCGAGGAGACGTACACGCTCGCGTTCGTCACGAGCGAGACCCCCGACGTCATCGCGGACCACGCGGACGGCGAGGGCGACGGCATGCGGACGCTGTTCATGCCGATGGCGCCGAACCCGGTGATGGGCGGCCACGTCGTCTTCGTCCCCGACCGCCGGATCGTCGACGTCGAGCTGACCGTCGACGAGGGGATCCGCGCGCTGGTGACGAGCGGCGTCGCGTTAGAGGAGGTCGCCGCCGACCTCGACGACGTGGACGCGGAGGACCTCCGCGCTCCCCAGCCGGAGCGGACCATCGACGCCCGGTTCCAGCCCGACGAGCGGACGGAGAGCCACGAGGAGTCCCGCGACGAGCCCGAGCGGAACGGTGACGGATGA
- a CDS encoding NUDIX domain-containing protein — protein MGDTPVPYPVESLRDPETLLDRDAVAVERVARGLDAESYEARRERYEDIDGVVQLGVTDGDGRVLLQDWNGTGEWAPPGGTVDPGEDWAAAARRSAERLTGVSVGVDGAVLVEDLRFERRDGSASFSAYGVSFVLSLAETAPSFREDPTVAPGSRFSGGDAELAWVSAVPDDTNENHVDHVDLFLRFAGAD, from the coding sequence ATGGGCGACACCCCTGTGCCGTACCCCGTGGAATCACTACGTGATCCGGAGACGCTGCTCGACCGGGACGCGGTCGCGGTCGAGCGCGTCGCGAGAGGACTCGACGCCGAGAGCTACGAGGCGCGGCGCGAGCGGTACGAGGACATCGACGGCGTCGTCCAACTCGGCGTCACGGACGGCGACGGCCGCGTGCTGCTACAGGACTGGAACGGCACGGGCGAGTGGGCGCCTCCGGGTGGAACCGTCGACCCTGGCGAGGACTGGGCGGCGGCCGCGCGTCGGAGCGCCGAGCGCTTGACGGGCGTCTCGGTCGGCGTCGACGGGGCGGTCCTCGTCGAGGACCTGCGGTTCGAGCGGCGCGACGGGTCGGCGTCGTTCTCCGCGTACGGCGTCTCGTTCGTGCTCTCACTGGCGGAGACCGCCCCCTCGTTCCGCGAGGACCCAACCGTCGCCCCCGGGAGCCGATTCTCGGGGGGCGACGCCGAACTCGCCTGGGTCTCGGCCGTGCCCGACGACACAAACGAGAACCACGTCGACCACGTCGATCTGTTCCTCCGGTTCGCGGGCGCCGACTGA
- a CDS encoding HFX_2341 family transcriptional regulator — MQTHVVPVGFDYDRMIAPLIRDQFDVDRVILLEGAVGSEANVEYSRNIARKLEQDFQNLLGAETVRERLDDVYDYDAAFERAFDLINAELDRDEGVDDADDREVWVNLCSMPRPVSFAFATAAHSIMVERQADRDRIHTYYTAPEKYLETELAEELRATRDLLEDLDGASDEAIAEAGVDPDRVADRLASTTDLLAEFDERGTTIGAKRIGDRHVIELPVASFQNVKPFEELVLFTLGEHGEFESVSELAETLAAELNEEYTESFRSKVIYNVDRLGPGGKGYIEREEHGKSYRTSLSRIGELWVRAHADEDRDYRDPA; from the coding sequence ATGCAGACCCACGTCGTGCCCGTCGGGTTCGACTACGACCGGATGATCGCCCCCCTCATCCGGGACCAGTTCGACGTCGACCGCGTGATCCTCTTGGAGGGCGCCGTCGGCAGCGAGGCCAACGTCGAGTACTCTCGGAACATCGCGCGCAAGCTCGAACAGGACTTTCAGAACCTCCTCGGGGCCGAGACGGTCCGGGAACGCTTGGACGACGTGTACGACTACGACGCCGCCTTCGAGCGCGCCTTCGACCTGATCAACGCCGAACTGGACCGCGACGAGGGCGTCGACGACGCCGACGACCGCGAGGTGTGGGTGAACCTCTGTTCGATGCCTCGGCCCGTCTCGTTCGCGTTCGCGACCGCCGCGCACTCGATCATGGTCGAGCGGCAGGCGGACCGCGACCGCATCCACACCTACTACACGGCCCCCGAGAAGTACCTGGAGACCGAACTGGCGGAGGAGCTGCGCGCGACGCGGGACCTCTTGGAGGACCTCGACGGCGCGAGCGACGAGGCCATCGCCGAGGCGGGCGTCGACCCCGACCGCGTCGCCGACCGCCTGGCGAGCACCACGGACCTGCTCGCCGAGTTCGACGAGCGCGGCACCACCATCGGCGCGAAGCGCATCGGCGACCGCCACGTGATCGAGCTGCCGGTCGCCTCGTTCCAGAACGTCAAGCCGTTCGAGGAGCTGGTGCTGTTCACGCTCGGCGAGCACGGCGAGTTCGAGTCGGTGTCGGAGCTGGCGGAGACGCTCGCGGCCGAGCTCAACGAGGAGTACACGGAGTCGTTCCGCTCGAAGGTCATCTACAACGTCGACCGGCTCGGCCCCGGCGGGAAGGGGTACATCGAGCGCGAGGAGCACGGGAAGTCCTACCGGACGAGCCTCTCGCGGATCGGGGAGCTGTGGGTCCGCGCGCACGCCGACGAGGACCGAGACTACCGGGACCCGGCGTGA
- a CDS encoding thiamine-binding protein, which yields MTAIAMLSVAPVIEESMAEEVAKAVAALDDFDVSYETNPMGTVIEADDAETLFAAAAAAHDAVDGDRVSTFLKIDDKRTSDGTAAAKVDAVEEHLGRDAKRER from the coding sequence ATGACAGCGATCGCGATGTTGAGCGTCGCGCCGGTGATCGAAGAGAGCATGGCCGAGGAGGTGGCGAAGGCCGTCGCCGCGCTCGACGACTTCGACGTGAGCTACGAGACGAACCCGATGGGCACGGTGATCGAGGCCGACGACGCGGAGACGCTGTTCGCGGCCGCGGCGGCCGCCCACGACGCGGTCGACGGCGACCGGGTCTCGACGTTCCTCAAGATAGACGACAAGCGGACGAGCGACGGGACCGCCGCGGCGAAGGTCGACGCCGTCGAGGAGCACCTCGGCCGAGACGCGAAGCGGGAGCGCTGA
- the hmgA gene encoding hydroxymethylglutaryl-CoA reductase (NADPH) — protein MSQPTPADLAARVRDGDLRFHELEDHADADAATAARRLLVAEATDADLDPLGEYAFDADAVHGSNIENTLGGVQVPVGVAGPVTIDGGAASGERYLPLATTEGALIASINRGCSVVEDAGGATARVTKSGMTRAPVFRVADVAEAEALVAWVRDNEPALAEAAESTTSHGELLDVTPYVVGNNVFCRFRYDTKDAMGMNMATIATREACDVVEAETDASLVALSGNLCSDKKPAAINAVEGRGRSVVADATIPREVVEDRLHTTPEAIAEINTRKNLVGSAKAGALGFNAHVANAVAAMFLATGQDEAQVVEGANAITTAETTADGDLYVSVSLASLEVGTVGGGTKLPTQQASLEILGVAGGGDPAGSNADALAESIAVCALAGELSLLAALGSRHLSSAHEELGR, from the coding sequence ATGTCGCAACCGACTCCCGCGGACCTCGCGGCCCGGGTCCGCGACGGCGACCTCCGCTTCCACGAGCTGGAAGACCACGCCGACGCCGACGCCGCGACCGCCGCGCGCCGGCTGCTCGTCGCGGAGGCGACCGACGCCGACCTCGACCCGCTCGGCGAGTACGCCTTCGACGCCGACGCGGTCCACGGCTCGAACATCGAGAACACGCTCGGGGGCGTCCAGGTCCCCGTCGGCGTCGCCGGCCCGGTGACGATCGACGGCGGCGCCGCCTCCGGCGAGCGCTACCTCCCGCTGGCGACCACGGAGGGCGCGCTCATCGCGTCGATCAACCGCGGCTGCTCCGTCGTCGAGGACGCCGGCGGCGCGACGGCGCGGGTGACCAAGAGCGGGATGACGCGCGCGCCCGTCTTCCGGGTCGCCGACGTCGCCGAGGCCGAGGCGCTCGTCGCCTGGGTGCGCGACAACGAGCCCGCGCTCGCCGAGGCCGCGGAGTCGACGACGAGCCACGGCGAGCTGCTCGACGTGACCCCGTACGTCGTCGGCAACAACGTCTTCTGCCGGTTCCGGTACGACACGAAGGACGCGATGGGGATGAACATGGCCACCATCGCCACGCGGGAGGCCTGCGACGTGGTCGAGGCGGAGACGGACGCCTCGCTCGTCGCGCTCTCGGGGAACCTCTGTTCGGACAAGAAGCCGGCCGCGATCAACGCCGTCGAGGGGCGCGGTCGCTCGGTCGTCGCGGACGCGACGATCCCGCGCGAGGTCGTCGAGGACCGCCTCCACACGACGCCGGAGGCGATCGCCGAGATCAACACGCGGAAGAACCTCGTCGGCTCCGCGAAGGCGGGCGCGCTCGGGTTCAACGCCCACGTCGCCAACGCGGTCGCGGCGATGTTCCTCGCCACCGGGCAGGACGAGGCGCAGGTCGTCGAGGGCGCGAACGCGATCACGACCGCCGAGACGACCGCCGACGGCGACCTCTACGTCTCCGTGTCGCTGGCGAGCCTCGAAGTGGGGACCGTCGGCGGCGGGACGAAGCTGCCGACGCAGCAGGCCAGCCTGGAGATCCTCGGCGTCGCCGGCGGCGGCGACCCGGCCGGGAGCAACGCCGACGCGCTCGCGGAGTCGATCGCGGTCTGCGCGCTCGCGGGCGAGCTGTCACTGCTCGCGGCGCTCGGGTCGCGGCACCTCTCGTCGGCCCACGAGGAGCTCGGGCGGTAG
- a CDS encoding archease, with amino-acid sequence MTYELREHTADVAVEATADTLSGLFAAVADGLAAASAESVPAAGERFDLEVAAESREALLFDYLDRLIYERDVRLVLPADHRCTVVEPESVGASDDAADADEWRLTGSARGVPLDAVSAREVKAVTYSEMALERRGDGWYAYVVFDV; translated from the coding sequence ATGACGTACGAGCTGCGCGAGCACACCGCCGACGTCGCCGTCGAGGCGACGGCCGACACGCTCTCGGGACTGTTCGCGGCGGTCGCCGACGGGCTCGCGGCCGCCAGCGCGGAATCGGTCCCGGCCGCCGGCGAGCGGTTCGACCTCGAGGTCGCCGCCGAGAGCCGCGAGGCCCTGCTGTTCGACTACCTCGACCGCCTGATCTACGAGCGGGACGTGCGGCTCGTCCTGCCGGCTGACCACCGGTGTACGGTGGTCGAGCCGGAGTCCGTCGGCGCTTCGGACGACGCCGCGGACGCGGACGAGTGGCGGCTCACGGGGAGCGCGCGCGGCGTCCCCCTCGACGCGGTGTCGGCCCGCGAGGTCAAGGCGGTCACTTACTCCGAGATGGCGCTCGAACGGCGCGGCGACGGGTGGTACGCGTACGTCGTGTTCGACGTGTGA
- a CDS encoding alpha/beta hydrolase, producing MTRRKPVNRAQRRLARPARERFATRAVAFDVDGATCRGTLYLPGGDADDPPVVVMAPGLGAERSFGYPAVAERFADAGYAALLFDHPEFGASDGDSQLVDLDRQRDAYAAAIDRAKRVDDAGDDLVLWGASLSAAHVLTLAAERRDVDAVVGLVPMLDGRAIALRRGGRYLLRSGAAGLRDLLGHRVGRGRTVPIVGDPEERAAITEPGAERKYIDLVDRESAWRNETPARSLLGLVGYRPVTRLDEVDAPTLLLAGTDDAIVDADAVAAAGERLSRGTVVTMPADHFSVLGDDFEGAVGHQLSFLRDALE from the coding sequence GTGACCCGACGCAAGCCGGTCAACCGCGCGCAGCGCCGCCTCGCGCGCCCGGCCCGCGAGCGGTTCGCCACCCGCGCGGTCGCGTTCGACGTCGACGGCGCGACCTGCCGCGGGACGCTGTACCTGCCAGGCGGCGACGCGGACGACCCGCCGGTCGTCGTGATGGCCCCGGGCCTCGGCGCGGAGCGGAGCTTCGGCTACCCCGCCGTCGCGGAGCGGTTCGCGGACGCGGGCTACGCCGCGCTCCTCTTCGACCACCCCGAGTTCGGCGCGTCCGACGGCGACTCCCAGCTCGTCGACTTGGACCGCCAGCGCGACGCGTACGCGGCCGCGATCGACCGCGCGAAGCGCGTCGACGACGCCGGCGACGACCTCGTGCTCTGGGGGGCGTCGCTGTCGGCCGCGCACGTCCTCACGCTCGCCGCGGAGCGCCGCGACGTCGACGCCGTGGTCGGCCTCGTCCCGATGCTCGACGGGCGCGCAATCGCCCTGCGGCGCGGCGGGCGCTACCTCCTCCGGTCCGGCGCCGCCGGGTTGCGCGACCTGCTCGGCCACCGGGTCGGTCGCGGCCGCACCGTGCCGATCGTCGGCGACCCCGAGGAGCGCGCCGCGATCACCGAGCCGGGAGCGGAGCGCAAGTACATCGACCTCGTCGACCGCGAGTCGGCGTGGCGCAACGAGACGCCCGCGCGGTCGCTGCTCGGCCTCGTCGGCTACCGGCCCGTGACGCGGCTGGACGAGGTCGACGCGCCCACCCTGCTGCTCGCGGGGACCGACGACGCGATCGTCGACGCCGACGCGGTCGCGGCCGCCGGCGAGCGCCTCTCGCGCGGGACCGTCGTCACGATGCCCGCGGACCACTTCTCGGTGCTCGGCGACGACTTCGAGGGCGCGGTCGGCCACCAGCTCTCCTTCCTGCGCGACGCGCTCGAATAG
- the cofH gene encoding 7,8-didemethyl-8-hydroxy-5-deazariboflavin synthase subunit CofH, producing MSSGGSSDASGSNGRGGGDGESGANEFDFAAPATDQSFENALAKARDGARLTVDDATELLATGTDREGIDPVRKEAVLEAADRRRAEEVGDEVTFVANLNNNVTTACNTGCLFCNFKDTAHAFEADSDAEHAGFTKPPAESRAVVEDALDMGVYEVCSVSGLHPAFALNEEHHEILAAYDDPASEVNYKPPEAYATDPGTYVEQMAAMSVGGVHLHSMTPEEAYHAKRGTDWAYESVYRELADAGLDSAPGTAAEILVDEVRDVICPGKIRTGDWVAAMEGAAAAGLDITSTMMYGHVETVAHRAQHLKVIRDLQDRTGAITEFVPLSFIHQNTPLYRRGVVDSGPSRAEDELVVAVARLFLDNVDHVQASWVKSGDAHGLKLLNCGADDFMGTILSEEITSRAGGEYGEYRSFDDYVEMITAIGRMPVERSTDYRTRRRIDPDDGPHGPRLGPRADGTPMLPDGPSGGESGADATGTPPADADD from the coding sequence ATGAGTTCGGGGGGCAGTTCCGACGCGAGCGGGTCGAACGGTCGCGGGGGCGGCGACGGCGAGAGCGGCGCGAACGAGTTCGACTTCGCGGCGCCGGCGACCGATCAGTCGTTCGAGAACGCGCTCGCGAAGGCCCGCGACGGCGCCCGGCTGACGGTCGACGACGCGACCGAACTGCTCGCCACGGGCACGGACCGCGAGGGGATCGACCCCGTCCGCAAGGAGGCGGTGCTGGAGGCGGCCGACCGGCGCAGGGCCGAGGAGGTCGGCGACGAGGTCACCTTCGTCGCCAACCTCAACAACAACGTCACCACGGCGTGTAACACGGGCTGTCTGTTCTGTAACTTCAAGGACACCGCGCACGCCTTCGAGGCCGACAGCGACGCCGAACACGCGGGGTTCACCAAGCCGCCCGCGGAGTCGCGCGCGGTCGTCGAGGACGCCCTCGACATGGGGGTCTACGAGGTGTGCTCCGTCTCGGGGCTCCACCCGGCGTTCGCGCTGAACGAGGAGCACCACGAGATACTCGCCGCGTACGACGACCCCGCGAGCGAGGTGAACTACAAGCCGCCCGAGGCGTACGCGACCGACCCGGGCACCTACGTCGAGCAGATGGCGGCGATGTCGGTCGGCGGCGTCCACCTCCACTCGATGACCCCGGAGGAGGCGTACCACGCCAAGCGCGGCACCGACTGGGCGTACGAGTCCGTCTACCGCGAGCTGGCCGACGCCGGCCTCGACTCCGCGCCGGGCACCGCCGCCGAGATCCTCGTCGACGAGGTCCGCGACGTGATCTGCCCGGGCAAGATCCGCACGGGCGACTGGGTGGCGGCGATGGAGGGCGCGGCCGCCGCCGGCCTCGACATCACCTCCACGATGATGTACGGCCACGTCGAGACGGTCGCGCACCGCGCGCAGCACCTGAAGGTGATCCGCGACCTCCAGGACCGGACGGGCGCGATCACCGAGTTCGTCCCGCTCTCCTTCATCCACCAGAACACCCCGCTCTACCGGCGCGGCGTCGTCGACTCCGGCCCCTCGCGCGCCGAGGACGAACTGGTCGTCGCGGTCGCGCGGCTCTTCCTGGACAACGTCGACCACGTCCAGGCCTCGTGGGTGAAGTCGGGCGACGCCCACGGGCTGAAGCTGCTCAACTGCGGCGCCGACGACTTCATGGGCACCATCCTCTCGGAGGAGATCACCAGCCGCGCGGGCGGCGAGTACGGCGAGTACCGCTCGTTCGACGACTACGTCGAGATGATAACGGCGATCGGTCGGATGCCCGTCGAGCGCTCGACGGACTACCGCACCCGCCGCCGCATCGACCCCGACGACGGCCCGCACGGCCCGCGGCTCGGCCCCCGCGCGGACGGGACGCCGATGCTCCCGGACGGCCCGTCCGGCGGCGAGAGCGGCGCCGACGCGACCGGGACGCCGCCCGCCGACGCCGACGACTGA
- a CDS encoding ATP-binding protein, producing MAAPLRSVSKTTSRFNARYLYAGGLCAITIPLAILGVEHVFRSTNEPGSPGLKAGVIVILSVAVLGTGWAANRWSETADRFGTTIRVGTAFGAYGFGIAVLISTAHTLGAGAALDWSFIVAVGGLAGLAVGIPIGDGYAKLRRQRVVERLQKDQLRRNSRRMRILYRVARHNIRTEANIMLGYTDLIAGTAHGPTQEYADTLREHASRLERISKNVRRLRRIWETSEEAVETSIQSLTERALSKNQYRESERLTLALDDDAIVASPPFAHWALEEAVDNALTHTDDDTAVTVRTENLDDCVRLIVEDDGPGIPPIEVKSLGNKTESQLMHGQGLGLQVIHWAMEVSDASLSITERESGGTRVLMEFPVERSE from the coding sequence ATGGCTGCCCCGTTAAGATCGGTTAGTAAAACAACATCCCGGTTTAACGCTCGGTACCTATACGCTGGCGGCCTCTGTGCGATCACGATCCCCCTCGCGATTCTCGGTGTAGAACACGTGTTCCGGTCGACGAACGAACCCGGATCTCCCGGTCTCAAGGCCGGTGTCATCGTCATCCTCAGTGTGGCCGTCCTCGGAACCGGCTGGGCCGCGAACCGCTGGAGTGAGACCGCCGACCGGTTCGGGACGACTATCCGCGTCGGCACCGCGTTCGGCGCGTATGGGTTCGGTATCGCGGTCCTCATCTCGACGGCGCACACGCTCGGGGCAGGAGCGGCACTTGACTGGAGCTTCATCGTCGCTGTGGGCGGGCTGGCCGGACTGGCCGTCGGCATTCCGATCGGCGATGGCTACGCGAAGCTACGACGCCAAAGGGTGGTCGAGAGGCTACAAAAGGACCAATTACGGCGGAACTCGCGACGTATGAGGATCCTCTACCGCGTCGCGCGGCACAACATTCGGACGGAGGCCAACATCATGCTCGGGTACACGGACCTCATCGCGGGGACCGCCCATGGTCCTACCCAGGAGTACGCCGACACCTTACGCGAACACGCGTCCCGACTCGAAAGGATATCGAAGAACGTGCGTCGGCTTCGCCGCATCTGGGAAACGTCTGAGGAGGCCGTCGAAACGTCGATCCAATCGCTTACCGAACGAGCGCTGTCCAAGAACCAGTACCGAGAGTCCGAGCGTCTCACGCTGGCGCTGGACGACGACGCGATAGTCGCTTCCCCCCCGTTCGCCCACTGGGCACTCGAAGAAGCCGTCGACAACGCCCTGACGCACACCGATGACGACACAGCGGTCACCGTCCGAACCGAGAACCTCGACGACTGTGTCCGCTTGATCGTCGAAGACGACGGCCCGGGGATCCCACCGATCGAAGTCAAATCGCTGGGCAACAAGACCGAATCACAACTCATGCACGGCCAGGGACTCGGGTTACAGGTGATCCACTGGGCCATGGAGGTCTCCGACGCCTCGCTTTCGATTACGGAGCGCGAGTCGGGTGGCACGCGTGTCCTGATGGAGTTCCCCGTGGAACGGTCCGAATAG
- a CDS encoding DUF2250 domain-containing protein, with amino-acid sequence MARPDAQSVDRPENAAEDGSGDERVDPERPSLTRSDERLLSYLADVGADYQAFIAGNTGLYADHVASRLTALADAGLVERVSGEAVYRITDAGRAALREDCPRWSD; translated from the coding sequence ATGGCCCGACCCGACGCGCAGTCCGTCGACCGTCCGGAGAACGCCGCCGAAGACGGGAGCGGCGACGAGCGGGTCGACCCCGAGCGGCCGTCGCTCACGCGCTCCGACGAGCGGCTGCTCTCGTACCTCGCCGACGTGGGCGCCGACTACCAGGCGTTCATCGCCGGGAACACGGGCCTGTACGCCGACCACGTGGCGTCGCGGCTGACCGCGCTGGCGGACGCCGGACTCGTCGAACGCGTCTCCGGCGAGGCGGTGTATCGGATCACCGACGCGGGGCGGGCGGCCCTCCGCGAGGACTGCCCGCGCTGGTCGGACTGA
- a CDS encoding RtcB family protein, translating into MTTREFDGIRLEKVREHVWEIPREGEMNVPARVLASESLLEAIGDDDSLQQLKNATHLPGIVEPAICMPDGHQGYGFPVGGVGAIDARTGCISPGAVGYDINCGVRMVRTNLTYDDVRGREEELVDALFEAIPSGLGGGGVIDGTADAVEGALERGVEWAVEAGYGIESDLARCEDEGRRPDARPEYVSQKAMDRGRNQMGSLGSGNHFLEVQRVTDVFRADVAESYGLREDGIVVLIHCGSRGLGHQTCNDYLRRIEQEHGDLLDELPDKELAAAPAGSELADEYYGAMGACINFAWVNRQLITHQTRETFGEVFDADPIEDLGMELLYDVAHNIAKKETHEVGVDTEGRPAVGDAAVDRAERELYVHRKGATRAFPAGNEDVPEAYRGVGQPVIIPGSMGAGSYVLRGGDESMSVSFGSTAHGAGRLMSRTQAKQEFWGGDVQDDLEDGQRIYVKAQSGATIAEEAPGVYKDIDEVIRVSDDLGIGDKVARTFPVCNIKG; encoded by the coding sequence ATGACAACGCGCGAGTTCGACGGGATCCGGTTAGAGAAGGTGCGAGAGCACGTCTGGGAGATCCCTCGCGAGGGCGAGATGAACGTCCCCGCGCGGGTCCTCGCCAGCGAGTCGCTGCTGGAGGCGATCGGCGACGACGACTCGCTTCAGCAGCTGAAGAACGCGACGCACCTGCCCGGCATCGTCGAGCCCGCGATCTGTATGCCCGACGGCCACCAGGGGTACGGCTTCCCCGTCGGCGGGGTCGGCGCGATCGACGCCCGGACCGGCTGTATCTCGCCCGGGGCGGTCGGCTACGACATCAACTGCGGCGTCCGGATGGTGCGGACGAACCTCACCTACGACGACGTGCGCGGCCGCGAGGAGGAGCTTGTCGACGCGCTGTTCGAGGCGATCCCCTCGGGGCTCGGCGGGGGCGGCGTGATCGACGGCACCGCCGACGCCGTCGAGGGCGCGCTCGAACGCGGCGTCGAGTGGGCGGTCGAGGCGGGCTACGGGATCGAGAGCGACCTCGCGCGCTGCGAGGACGAGGGGCGGCGCCCCGACGCGCGCCCGGAGTACGTCTCCCAGAAGGCGATGGACCGCGGGCGCAACCAGATGGGGTCGCTCGGCTCGGGCAACCACTTCCTGGAGGTCCAGCGCGTCACCGACGTGTTCCGCGCGGACGTGGCCGAGTCCTACGGGCTGAGGGAGGACGGGATCGTCGTCCTGATCCACTGCGGGAGCCGGGGGCTCGGCCACCAGACGTGTAACGACTACCTCCGGCGGATCGAGCAGGAGCACGGCGACCTGCTGGACGAGCTCCCGGACAAGGAGCTGGCGGCCGCGCCCGCCGGGTCCGAGCTGGCCGACGAGTACTACGGCGCGATGGGCGCGTGCATCAACTTCGCGTGGGTGAACCGCCAGCTGATCACCCACCAGACGCGCGAGACGTTCGGCGAGGTGTTCGACGCGGACCCGATCGAGGACCTCGGGATGGAGCTCCTCTACGACGTGGCGCACAACATCGCGAAGAAGGAGACCCACGAGGTCGGCGTCGACACCGAGGGGCGCCCCGCCGTCGGCGACGCGGCCGTCGACCGCGCGGAGCGCGAGCTGTACGTCCACCGCAAGGGCGCGACGCGGGCGTTCCCCGCGGGCAACGAGGACGTGCCCGAGGCGTACCGCGGCGTCGGCCAGCCCGTCATCATCCCCGGGAGCATGGGCGCCGGGTCGTACGTGCTCCGCGGCGGCGACGAGTCGATGTCGGTATCGTTCGGCTCGACCGCCCACGGCGCCGGCCGCCTGATGAGCCGGACGCAGGCGAAACAGGAGTTCTGGGGCGGCGACGTCCAGGACGACCTCGAAGACGGCCAGCGGATCTACGTGAAGGCCCAGTCCGGCGCCACCATCGCGGAGGAGGCCCCCGGCGTGTACAAGGACATCGACGAGGTGATCCGCGTCAGCGACGATCTGGGCATCGGCGACAAGGTGGCGCGGACGTTCCCCGTCTGTAACATCAAGGGGTGA
- a CDS encoding GNAT family N-acetyltransferase: protein MSVNVEKRTDPPGESDYATAAWELKERIRSAEGVLRQRRGFFVDAYRRSTAHLLVENDRLVAFASVRRDGYILFLAVDPDHRGRGHAERLVADVAANHRSVTCHARTTNRQALGFYEHLGFEVIRRIDDYYEDGGDAYYLKLGGESLRERLSGFVGR, encoded by the coding sequence GTGAGCGTCAACGTCGAAAAGCGGACCGACCCGCCCGGCGAGTCCGACTACGCGACCGCCGCGTGGGAGCTCAAGGAGCGAATTCGGTCCGCGGAGGGCGTCCTCCGACAGCGACGCGGCTTCTTCGTCGACGCGTACCGCCGGTCGACCGCCCACCTGCTCGTGGAGAACGACCGGCTCGTCGCGTTCGCCTCCGTCCGGCGCGACGGCTACATCCTCTTCCTCGCCGTCGACCCGGACCACCGCGGCCGCGGTCACGCCGAGCGGCTCGTCGCCGACGTCGCCGCGAACCACCGGTCGGTCACGTGCCACGCCCGCACGACGAACCGGCAGGCGCTCGGCTTCTACGAGCACCTCGGCTTCGAGGTGATCCGCCGCATCGACGACTACTACGAGGACGGCGGCGACGCCTACTACCTGAAGCTCGGCGGCGAGTCGCTCCGGGAGCGCCTCTCCGGGTTCGTCGGCCGGTAG